AGCGGAGGGGAAATCCTGTCCTGGAAACGCTAAATGTAACGAACAGTTCGGCCTGAGATTGTGTGGATGTGAATATTCTGGAAGAGAGTGTATTAAAGGGGCGGGCGCGTTAGTCtaatgccactgtgtttgtgggtctggtctcatcgccggatttccgacTCCTTCTTGTGTAAAATAacaagattttccagtcaaagaagcacTTTGCCCCCATTCTAATCctcaaagtgggaattcagtgttgtttgtttgttgatttcaagattttaatcgaaaagtatggaacatgtcagcgatcggctgagagagagtcatcagtgcagcaatgaaacgggtttcagtcgaaaatggagtctttacttcaagtgaaacctttgtgacagcaaacattctgatgtcagagacaggaaggatctagcctgggactctggaatacccgaatttcagtggaattggagagtttaggaccagagagaaacgcagagaggcagcaggagccgggagctgacagcaggttgtctccgccccgtccgctcgctgcctttaagttgctcagtgccgccaccacctgcttcatttctgacccagttctgaccGACAGAGAGACTTTGTGCAGAGTCCTGGACATGACCGAAACTGCAGCCGCCGAAactgctcctccagccgccgccgctacagtcaagactcccaagaagaagaaggcggctcctcggaaggggtcaggcggtcccaagttgggcgagctgatcctcaagactgtggcggaatgcagtgtccgcggtgggatgtcactgcaggcaataaagaaggctctgcgtgttaaaggtgtcgatgtggagaagagcAAGTTCccaatcaagcaaagtatcaagcggcttgtgacgaaagacttcctggtgcagacgaagggcacgggggcctccggcaccttcaaaatcgcgaaacaggaaaagaagggaaatgtggtgaagaagattaagacaggagcagccaagagatctttagtgaagaaaacagctgccaagaaacagatcacaaagaaaacagccaagaaatccccagggaagaaaatagtcgccaagaaagtgagcagcaagaagacagcagccaagaaagtgagcacCAAGAAGACGGCAACGCCAAAGAAGGCGGTAAAGAAAGCAACGCTTCCAAAAAAATCTCCAGCGAAGAATGCCAAAAAAGCCAAGAGGGCAACGGGCGGAAAGCCGCCCAAGAAAGTTCAATCATCAAGGGGCGTGAAgaagccgaaagcagcaaaggctcagaaagcagcccctggaaagaagtgaaacagcacgggaaacttgtagacatctgaacccaaaggctcttttcagagccacccacgtctctcaggaaagagctgatcccccgatcaaatgatccctgtcccgcagtcgtgtgcacatttcacctagaaatgatttgaagtaaatccaggttccctggtgactctcaacccagcccttcctcactctctgcaacaaatcagggatgtccgggcctcactgtacccgggtatatgttCGGTGAAGTCTCAGTTCATGCTCGTTTCAGGGTGACAGCCTGTAACACAGTAACACGGGCGAGATACCCCGCGTCATATCTCAAACCCCAATACATGATTTTGTATAATTCAGCTGGGGTTCGGTTTCAGTAAACTGTTCAATCCGTCTGGGAGGAGAGGTGTGCCGAAACaggttgacttgtgatcggaagcactgcaCTTAGGCGGGTGTATTACGAACTTTTAATTGTAACAGATCCTTATTTAAAGCGCTAATTTCTGTTATCAGTGACTATCAATGCCGAATCTCCATGTTTTATGCTGAGCTCTAATGTCGAGACTGTTTTTTTTttgaattggcggttcgagcaagtgggaggcggagcgagaggatgaaagacatttctctgctctgtctgtcactcagtttcctccagacccgcctctggctctctgtctctttctcagtcagGTCGGGGCAGACTGTATAAAAAGGCAGCAGAAACTACTCGTTTCTCATTCAGAATCGGTTTGTCGGAAGAAGCGTCATGacaggaagaggtaaaggaggcaaaggactgggtaaaggcggagcaaagcggcaccgcaaagtgcttcgtgataacatccagggcatcaccaagccagcaattcgccggctggctcgccgtggcggagtgaagcgcatctcgggtttgatctatgaggagacccgcggggtgctgaaggttttcctggagaatgtgatcagagatgcggtcacctacactgagcacgccaagcgcaagacggtcaccgccatggatgtggtgtacgctctgaaacgccagggccgcactctctatggattcggcggctaaacaaatcCACCTTGTCTACCAAAAACAAAAGGCTCTTATAAGAGCCACCCAAAACCTCATATAGAGATAAGTGACCTTGAAACTGCAGCGGTGATGTCTTGGGATGTGAAATTGTTGTAGCTCATCCAATGTTATGTGGACTTTATCAGATCAGTATTGGGTTGCATTTGATCATGTCCATTGCCGACCTGAACTGCCGGTAAAGATGTGGAAACGGATTTACTCCCGTTGGAGTAAGAAATGGCTGGAGCTTTATTCCCGCCAGAGACCGAACAGGGAATGAATCCCAATTCAAACCGTGTTGGAAGACACAGAGGGGGATCCAGGGCGGAAAAAAATCACGCTAAAAGCAATGAGATTTTATAATCGTTCCCGCCGAATTAGGTTTTATTTAATCTTTGAGTAGTTTGCTAATTTGAAATTggggggctttttgaaattgatgaaatttctgctgcagttcaaccaatcagggagCAGCAATTCCCACCGCCCTTTTCCATTACAGACATCGTTTCAAATTGGATGATGGACGGGGCTTCATCCAATCACAACATTAGGGCGGTCCTTCGACTGTCTTAAATAGGCAGTCCCTGAGCAGCTTCAGCATTAAACGTGACATTGTGTAAGGTCTCCGTagataatggccagaaccaagcagacagcgcgcaaatcgaccggagggaaagctccgcgcaagcagctggctaccaaagcggcccgcaagagcgctccagccacgggcggagtgaagaagcctcaccgttacagacccggcactgtggctctgagggagatccgccgctaccagaaatccaccgagctgctcatccgcaaactgcccttccagcgcctggtgcgggagatcgcacaggacttcaagacagacctgcgcttccagagctctgccgtcatggccctgcaggaggccagcgaggcttacctggtggggctctttgaggacaccaacctgtgcgccatccacgccaagcgagtcaccatcatgcccaaagacatccagctggcacgccgcatccgcggggagcgagcctaaactgaccctgccctgaactgagttcggcatcaaataccacaacggctcttttaagagccaccaaatcgaccaaagaaagagttgtgatctcttgttcattccagcacataaacgtctcagaAGGTTTTGACCAGTTATTTACTAATAGCCGGGAGACACAATTACTTTTGTCTGCATCCGGTAGCTGGAGATTTCATGACGTGTCAGTTGTAAGATCTAGAGTAGCGATACCAATGTGCACAGCGCATTTTAATAGACCGGCGATCGTTTTAGGACTGAACAAATGTTTGTGGTACATAAAGGGTAGAATGGTAAAAGTGCCTTTCCAATAGGGTCTGAGGGAATTAAAATGCATTTCATCTTATGAGCAACTAAATGCTAAAATCCAGTACACTTCATTCCAACACAAAACAACGATAACAGTATAATATTACAGTctttcagacagtaaccagccctttcacagataaagtgggtggctctgaaaagagcctttgggttcacagattcaagtcagtccgcttcacttgcccttcgtgctcggagcgctggttttcttgggcagcagcacggcctggatattaggcagcaccccgccctgagcgatggtcacccctcccaacagcttgttcagctcctcgtcgttgcggacggccagctgcaggtgtctggggatgatacggctcttcttgttgtcccgggccgcgttgccggccagctcgaggatttcagctgtcagatactcgagcacagcagccagatagaccggggctccggcacccacccgctcagcatagttcccctttctgaggtggcggtgaacacggccgaccgggaactgcaatccagcccgggaggagcgagacttgggtttggcccgagatttaccaccggtcttccctcttccagacattgcaacaatctcacaaacactttcacgaagaatgctgagatccgcccacattcctcctccttgtaccttctggaggaatggtgtTGGGGACACTGCTGATTGGTCAGTCAGCACTCGGTGTCATTGTGCTGTACATGTaaccaatcagagagctgctcaATTCACCAATCACAAGAATTGAGAGCGAAAAATAAGAGCGTGAATTTGTCAGCCTCCCAACGATATTtcacatttgaaaagcccgccaatatatttgtaaaacaagggGCGGCTTCAATGTTGAATATTACATTTATAGGTCACATTGTTTTCCAGAAAACATTGTAAacacttttaattttttttattccacATTTTGTCCCTGATTGTTCCAGATTCGCTTTTGTAATCCGCCATGTATTCTGCTTTATTCTTTTCTTTTTATGATACTGTCTGTAACCAGCGGCTGAAAGCCTCATTCACAGTATCCTGCAACCGGACACTTTTCAGGTCAATTTTCATAATAATTCTACATCACTGATTATAGATTGATCCCTTTTCGTGGAGGACAAAAGAGGAGTAGAGATATTCTGTGTTATGTGCCAAAAAACCTATCTGCCGACATCCCTGACCTTCTGactccctctgttactgtctcttcaATTATTTCAATTTTGTTGGAACTGGCCCGTTACTTTTTCATTCTCTACCTATCATTCCACCGCACATCTATTTAGGTCCAGGCAGACTAGGTGGTCGGGTGGTTAACGTGATTGACAACTAATTCATTGAGCTCTGCCTGCGTGGCTTCAAATCGTTTGTCTGTGAAATGTTTCTCTTAGCTGGTTGTCACTGAAGATCACCGACTTCAGATGTCTTTTTAAGAATGTGCTGGGTCTTTCAttctgaacaagaacaaagaacagtacagcacaggaacaggccctccaagcctgcgccgatcttgatgcctgcctaaactaaaaccttctgcacttccggggtccatatccctctattcccatcctattcatgtatttgtcaagttgcctctaaaacgtctctatggtacctgcttccaccacctccccctgcaacaagttcaaggcactcaccaccctctgtgtaaggctcttgcctcgcacatcccctcgaaactttgcccctctcaccttaaacctttgtccccaggaaactgactcttccaccctggcgtaaaatcttctgattatccactctgtccatgccactcataactttgtaaacctctatcatgtcgcccctccacctccgtcgttccagtgaaaacaatccgagtttatccaacctctcctcatagctaatgtcctccagaccaggcaacatcctggtaaacctcttctgtacccactccaaagcctccacgtccgactggtagtgtggcgaccagaattgcacttgtggcctaactaaagttctgtacagctgcagcgtgacttgccaatatttatactctatgccccgaatgatgaaggcaagcatgctatatgtcttcttgactaccttatccacctgcgttgccactttcagtgacctgtggacctgtacgcccagatctctctgcctgtcaatacccccaagggttctgccacttactggataattcccacctgtattagatcttccaaaatgcattacctcacatttgtctggattaaactccatctgccacgatGGAATACGAGAAAGAACTTTTTATGtactgaatggtaatgacctggaactcactgaccaCAAGGGTGGAAGAAGCTGAGGCAGTTAATGACGTCGAGGATATTGGGATGGcatctgaaggaaataaacttgcagagctacaaggATCGTGTGGGGAAATGAGTGTGACTGGATTcatctatggagagctggcatggagtcgatgggcccaatggcttccttctgtgctggaaatatcTGTATGTTTACTATTTGTTTGAGACTGTAACATGATTATTTTAAAGACTTTTTCAATATATAGTAGCCATAAAAAGAACCCACAGGTCCATTTTATGTGAGAACTGCATAGATGATGAGAATTTTATCAATTGCTCTGACATTTTTAGATAGTTTAATTCAAGTTCCAGAATTAAAGCCTGACATTCAACAGGGCAATAAAGATGGTCATTGTGATGGCCAGGAATCAAAACTAactcaactgcttggaaagcagctTTGCTCACCACTATAACAAGATTGcttctggaaacaggcccctcagGCTTCATTTATGGAGCAACTACACACAATAGCCTTCTGATTAATCAAATGCTTTGCAAGCATTTTAATCTGAAACTTTTAGTTTATGTtcatcaaaaacaaaatactgtggatgctggaaatctgaaataaaaacagaatgtaatgTAAATACTCTGAtgtaagatcacagacctgaaacgttaaatctgttgcTCTCTCTGCAGGTGCTGCCAGCCCTGATGGGTATATCCTGCACTTTGTTTTCATTACCACGTTTATGTTACCATTGAaggatagaatcattgaatggttgcatcacagaaagaggacattcggcccattctgTCTGGGCCAGGTTTCTGCAAGAGtatctcacctagtcccactccacgGCCTTTTCTCCATAGCTTGGTAATTTTGATTTACTCTTCATatcattatccaattctctttggaagGGCTCCATTGAATGTGTCATCACCACACTCTGTTATTTCTCTCCAATTAAAATAGATACAAATGAATGGTTCTCTCGTTGCACAACTCACTTTCGGCCAGAAGATGGCACCAGCCACAATCATTTGCTCCTTCCGGTTTTTGGATGCACGTCTCCATTGCGATGGGCCTGTTGCTGCCTGGGGAGCTTGCCAAGCCCACCATGTCGAAAGGGACAAAGGCAGTGACCAAGCACAACAGCTCCTTGTagatctccacaatgtacagaaataaagcaccaagcacaacggctcttttaagatccACTGACAGCCTCTCTGAAATAATCGATTTGCTGAAGTGATTTCAATACCAACTGTTCAAATTTCAGCCCAGTTAACTTTGAGTACTCAAACAAGCACGTTCACCAACTGGTTCAAACATTGTGTCACTTATTAATTCCCTGCCCTACAAACTAAATATCGTCCAGTGATCGCCATTGTACCTGACAGTTTCTGGTACGGGAGTATtgatttagtctgtatctgtcagtttttggagtatgatgtggggtttacactgtacctgtcattctgtggtgtgtgaatgttggttttatttTCTGGTATTTAAATATGTATTCTGTTCTGtagctgtcagtttctggtatgtgtgtAGTTTTCACTTCGTGTTTGTCAGTTTCTGCTATGGGAGTATGGGATTTACTCGATATTTGTCTGCCGCTGAAATGTGAGTGTGCGTTTGAACCTTTAATTCCTTTGTGCCTTACAGTATTGATCTTTACCTATCAGTTTCTGCAGTGTGTGGGGGGTTTGCTTCATGCTTCTCTGTTTCTGGTATGTTTGTATAATTTTACTCTGCTCTCACAGGTGAGTGTTGTTTTCTTATCTATTTTGCTGTATCATTCAGTTTCTGGTCTGCAAATGTAAGTTTCACtctatatctctcaatccctaACCTGTAATTTGTCTGTATCTGATTGTGagtgcagttttttttttctgcTCCTGTCTGTTACAGGTAATGCAGagtttatagaaagggaggaacttaaaacaatcatcatcactaggaaaaaaatACTCAGCAAACCATTAGGattgaaggtagacaagtccccagggcatgacagccttcatcctagggtcttaaaggaagttgcagcaagatagtggatccattggttataatatttcaaaattccctggatgcaggaaaggttccagtcgaTTGGAAAATGCCAATATAACGCCcttcttcaaaaagggaggaaggcagaaagtaggaaactatagaccagttagtttcacATCCATCTATATTGGGAAATTgtcagaatccattattaagaatgtAATAACAGGTCATttggaaagtcaaaacacaatacatctgagtcagcatggttttatgaagggtaaatcgtgtttgactagtttgctagagttcttcgaacatgtaacaagcaaagtggataatggggatcctgtagatgtagtatatctggactttaccaaggcattggataaggtgccgcacaaaaggaaaGATCACATGTGGTTAGGGCCAATTTatgggcttggatagaggattggctaatcaacagaaaacagaggttcagtataaatgggtctttttctggttggcaagatataactagtggggtgtcacagggttcggtccttgtgacccagctatttacaatctatattaatgacttggatgcagggacagaaggcactatagccaaatttgctgatgacatgaaaacaggttggatagtaagttgcaataaagaaataagaaatttacaaatggatatggatagcttaagtgaatgggccaaaatttggcagatggagtttaacgtggataagtgtgaggttatccattttggtcagaagaatagaaagtcaAATTATAATCAAAATGGAGAGAAACGTCAGAGTGCTTTGGAACAGAGGCATGTTGGCgttctcgtgcatgaattgcagaaaactggtatgcagatgcagcaggtattAAGGAacccaaatggaattttggcattcattgcgaaaggaaaagagtatagaagtagggaagtgttgctgcaactgtacaaggtcttcgtgagacagcacctggagtattaagtacagttttggtcctcttacttgaggagggatgtagttgcattggaggcaattcagaggaggttcaccagactgattccagagatgaggggtttgtcttatgaagagagattgagcagtttaggcctttgctctttagtgtttagaagaatgaggggaaatctaattgaggtatataagatgattcaggggattgacaaagttgacaaagaggatgtttcctcttgtgagacaaTCTAGAtcgagaggtcatagtttcagaataaggggtcgcagatttaaaagagaggtgaggagaaattacttctctcaaagggtcgtgagactgtggaattcactaccccagagtgtggtggatgaccggatgttgagtaaatttaaggagaagatGGTCAGATTTTCCATTAATATTGGGTTTaacggttatggagaacgggcaggaaagtggagttgaggccgaaatgagatcagccatgattgtattgaatggcggagcaggtttgaggggctgaattgcctacttctgctcttagttcttatgttcttttatgTGAGAAACATCTTAGTCTGTATTTTGAAGCCTCAGATATATCTGCGTGTCGCTTGAACTCTGTCcttgtcagtttctggtctgtgagtcTATCATTGTGGGTTCAATCATTACCCAGAGCTCAGTTTAACTGGTGAAATTTACAGGctcctttttttttttgctctaTTTAACAATGATCTTTGCCATTGTTTCTGACTGAGAACTCATTTATTACCTGAAAGACTGTGCTTTGGTTAACATAGTTCTCATTGAAAGAAAACTGAAGCTCAGCTATATGGGAGCTGCACATGGATGATGAGAGTATTTTGTCAATTTTATTTTTGAAATTGCATTGACAATTAAGGTATCAATGCAGCTGGATGGTATTAGAATTGATACCTGACCTGCAGGAAGGAACCGAGGTCAACAGCTTGGAAGGCAGCTTTGGTCAGCATTAAACCACCATCACTCAATGAGTTTGACATATGTAAATGTGTACTTTATTCAGTAACATTTATTATCTATTTTGTGATTATATCTGGTTCCAATTCATCATTTCAGGCTCCAGTACTCTGTGTGAGGTGGGATTAATGTGGTGTATGTCAGTTTCTGCTACTCCCTGTGAGTATGAATATACTTATGTACCAATCAGTCTGTCAAACTGAATATGTGTACGGATAAATTCATTTCTCATCAGTAACTGGCACTGACAGTGAGCCTGAGATTCATTCAATATCTCTGTCTctggtattgtatgtgaatgtgttgtTTATTCTGTGGCTCTCATTGTGCTTTTTATTCTCTACTACTCTATGTCAATGAAATTTGCCCTGTGTCCATCAGTTTCATGTACTGTAATTGAGTATGGGATGCATTATATAGCTGTCATTCTCTGATCTGcctgacagatttttgatctacaatggaataaagggttatgggggaagcCAAGAAATtgaagttaagaccacaatcagatcagccataattttaatGAATGGAAAGCAGGCAGGGGGGTCAAATGGCCTAgtcttgctcctgtttcttatgttatttATTTCAGAaccgaagaacataagaaataggagtaagagcagcccattcggcccctcaaacctgccccgaatttcaataagatcatggctgatctgcctcagacctcaactcctctttcatgctagctcctcatagccctcaactccccaacatttcaaaaatctatctacctcctctttaaatactttcagtaatctcacctccacaactctctggggtagggaattccagacactcacgacactctgagagaagaaattcctttgcatctcagtttaaaatgagtgtccccttattctgcaattatgtccccgagttcgagattcccccactcgtggaagcatctaccctgtcaagccccctcagaatcttatacgtttcaataaggtcacccctcattcttctatactGTAATGAATAAAGGGCTAACCTGTgttgccattcttgataagtcaaccccttcatctcaggtataagccgagtgaatctcttttgaactgcctccaatgcctggatatcctttcttaaatacagggatgaaaactgtacacagtactccatgtgcggcctcaccaacaccctgcacagttgtaacaagactaccctatttttaaactccaaccccctcgcaataaaggtcaaaattccattcgtctttttaattgcttgctgcacctgcatactaacttttgtgcTTCAAGGACaagaacccagatccctctgtgctccacttttttggagtctctcatcatttaaataatcgtctgccttttcattcttcctaccaaagtgcacaacctcacactttcctacattaaactccaactgccaaggttttgcccactgactcaacctgtctatatcctgtGCAGATTCCTTACGTCCTCATGACAACATGTCCTCCCACCTATTATTGGATAGTCATCAAatgtggatatattacactctgccccctcctccaagtcattcatatagatagtaaataattgagggcctaggactgatccttgtggcactccactagttaaatctttccaacctgaaaaagacccattaatcccgactctgtcttctgtgtgtcaaccaatcctcaatccatgctaatacattacccccaataccccatGA
This DNA window, taken from Heterodontus francisci isolate sHetFra1 chromosome 45, sHetFra1.hap1, whole genome shotgun sequence, encodes the following:
- the LOC137356228 gene encoding histone H4, which produces MTGRGKGGKGLGKGGAKRHRKVLRDNIQGITKPAIRRLARRGGVKRISGLIYEETRGVLKVFLENVIRDAVTYTEHAKRKTVTAMDVVYALKRQGRTLYGFGG
- the LOC137356409 gene encoding histone H1-like is translated as MSLQAIKKALRVKGVDVEKSKFPIKQSIKRLVTKDFLVQTKGTGASGKKIVAKKVSSKKTAAKKVSTKKTATPKKAVKKATLPKKSPAKNAKKAKRATGGKPPKKVQSSRGVKKPKAAKAQKAAPGKK
- the LOC137356458 gene encoding histone H2A-like; the encoded protein is MSGRGKTGGKSRAKPKSRSSRAGLQFPVGRVHRHLRKGNYAERVGAGAPVYLAAVLEYLTAEILELAGNAARDNKKSRIIPRHLQLAVRNDEELNKLLGGVTIAQGGVLPNIQAVLLPK